acctatgttattgtattttaactgtatgaaataATGCTTACGAGGTCTCGGCTCATTTTAGcttttatgtgtgcccttccAGGGACAAGATGTGCATGACGCCTCAGGATGGACACAGTCCAAGGAAGAGCACGGAAGCCTAGGCATGATATTTTACGTGAATGAATGGATAATGGTACCGACGGACTAGactgggtagattgcaatgcagggtaagtagtactgataGTGCACCCAATGCTGCACCCTAACAGAATGGGTTCCTAACCCGTGGCCACGAGCGGAATTAGGTCCAAGAGACTGCTAAGCCTCACACACAGAacgtaacagtgtgcaacggccaatgaaagcgataagaaataatgtatgcatgataagactctttaagaaatgaaggcagcaagGTGTGGGAAACTGTTTTACGAGAAGAAAAcccttttaaagaaaaacctcacctcgcaactttttaaaaatgaaatgaatgtctatgtatgatatgtataactgaaaacctatgttattgtattttaattgtatgaaataatgcttacgagtctcggctcattttagtttttatgtgtgcccttccAGGGACAAGATGTGCATGACGCCTCAGGATGGACACAGTCCAAAGAAGAGCACGGAAACCTAGGCATGATATTTTACGTGAATGAATGGATAATGGTACCGACGGACTAGactgggtagattgcaatgcaaggtaagtagtactggtagtacaCCCAATGCTGCACCCTAACAGAATGGGTTCCTAACCCGTGGCCACGAGCGGAATTAGGTCCAAGAGACTGCTAAGCCTCACACACAGAATGTAACAATGTGCAACGACcaatgaaagcgataagaaataatgtatgcatgataagactctttaagaaatgaaaacaGTAAGGCGTGGGAAATTGTTTTACGAGAAGAAAACTCTTTTAGAGAAAAACCTCACCTCGCaacattttaaaaatgaaatgaatgtctATTTATGATATGTATaattgaaaacctatgttattgtattttaattgtatgaaataatgcttacgagtctCGGCTCATTTTAGcttttatgtgtgcccttccAGGGACAAGATGTGCATGACGCCTCAGGATGGACACAGTCCAAAGAAGAGCACGGAAGCCTAGGCatgatattttttatgagagactttaattataaaatttaatattttttgttgtaaccttttaaattaagaaacatgttttatttataaatatggagtctttTATATCCTAgcatggaagaaaaagaaatttgaaaaaaaaaaactgtaattctcatctcttttcataaaatcattttctaaagaacCCACTACAACGATGGGTGTTACAATCCCAAAACCCTTTTTTTACAAAGAGTTTGTGCAAAATTTGTGTATTTCAAACTTGTGTATAGCAGTATTCTTATCAAATATATCGTTGCAACATGCTCATATTAAAGCTTGTAATAGTCATTGATCTTGGATTGATCAGGGCATTGTTGTTATATGACGGACCCAGCCCAAGCATACTTAGAAAAATTAATTAGGATGGCTTTCATCAAATCATAGTGATTTATGTGCCCCCAACCAATAAATATTCATTATACGATTAAGCTATCGTTgcattcttatatttttatggttttgggttCATATTACCTTGCTTCTAATGGTAGGGTTGTAATCGGGTTGAGTTCAAGCAAGTTATGACTAGTCAAACTCAACCTCATTATGACTATAATGTATTTGCACACTTtataactgtatgtaacattactcttttaccAAAACCAAATCAAACTTGTGTTTTTTGAACAAGTTCCAATTGAGTAAAACTTTTACTAGTTCAAACTCAAACTTTAGATTCGACCACGACTTTTGCTGAATGCTAATCGAGTACTAGGTTtcactaattatattataatatatatatatttatgacatTGTATCaattaaaaactttttttaatatctcaACAAAGACTGGGAATAAAAATTTCAGCATGTACTTTTCTTTGTTTGTATGCTCTGTAAGTataacaaaattacagaaatgatCCCAAAACTCTGAAAATTCGGTGTGCAGTTTTCCTCGTAGGTTCTGTACTTAAAAAATTACATGACTGACTCTCGAGCCTTTTAAGTTGACCAATGGCGAAAGATCAACAGGTAATATTGTTATCAGCTTCCCTTGACCGCATCAATCTTTCCCCCAGTCATACATTTGGAAAGTTTTGAAGCATGAACGGGAGGATCCACCAACCTTaaacaaagaatgaatttgaatgCCGATTTCCTCTGGAAGGGTTAGTAGAAGCCGCTGAATGAtaaaaacagttttttttttaaccaatacCGCCGTGACGTTACTCCAGTAAGAAATTGTTGAATATCAAATACCGCTGCCAATAGTAAGTAATCTGCACATCCTATTCTAGTCATTTGGGTCCATTTCCTCATCCTGGTCCCAGACCAGAGTAACATTAGATTTACCACCACTGTTAAAAGATTCTGGCAATTCAACTATGTCAATTTCATACTCCGATTCATTGTCAAAGTTGCCCCCTTCTTTCCCAGCTGACTCTGAAGCAACAGCTTTGTCACCATGTTCCATCCATTTGGGGCAATCATCTTCCCCTCCATACAGAATCCTGCCGTCGTTGCCTTTTACATCAGTTGGAATGTCAGGAGAAGATATTCTACAAGTGCATTCAGGGAGTGGATGTGAGAGGAATGAAGCTGGTTTTGATAAGAGGGACTGCCTTGTGAGTCCTTCCTCAGCCAAGCTTTTGTTAAGATGTTCCCTCACTAAGAGTGTCCAATTGTACTTGGTATGGTACATATTGTCACGAGTAATGTTGAAAAGTTCAGCGAGAACTTTCCTGTTTAAAAAACCAGATAAtgtcagaaaataaaaagaacgatacaaaaacaaaaaccattcCAAGTAAAAGTTTCATGaagattttttataagaatagtAGCAACCAAAAATTGGTCAAAGAGCAACAAAACTGTTTAATATCCATAGAAAGTTAAGGTTTCAACTGGTAAACGTTTTTCTTAAAGAAGATACCTAGTACTTCAGCCCAGAaaggaataaaaattaaaaagaaaatacagcAGACAGAATCAAACACTAGGTGAAATAGCAAAATTACATTTACAAGCCGGTGTGGAGGGCATTCTCCACATTGCTGACATGACAATATTTGATTTGCAAGAGGATTTAAAATCTTAAACTTCTctacaaatcaaatcttgccAATTCAGCAGACACCCTCCATAACAGCTTGCAAGTAGAACtccattaaataaatataatcattacaatagTGATGCCAATATCCGATGAGTGGTGATGCTAAAAAAGACCTTCAGTCCATGTCTATGCACTCAAGCATCTGTAGATCTAGATGCAATGCAAAATACTACAAATGAAAGCACTGCTTTAGCAATAACATTATTCTCGCGCAATAAAAAGTATAGATTGAAGGCTTCCATGTATGCAAACAGATAAAATTCAACCAAATTATATTTGTTACATGATTCCACTGAAACACCCCTTATAACTTAAACAAATAGATTTCGTTCAATTAGCTTTTGATTCTTTTGTGGGGTTTGGGCGGATGCACTAACAAAGgcattttaaaaattcaaaattgtgaAAAGGAAAGTTATTCTCACGCAATAAATGTTAATGTTGTTTCAGCACACATTTTCAAATGCAATTTAGAAAACAATCTATTCACTGATTTAATTCCCGTGGATCATCTTATCAACCCATAACCACTTTTTGTTTTGGGCCAACCTCTTAACCACTTAATGATATGAGTTTCACGCACATCTTACCTGTCTGGTCTGTATGTTCTAGAAGAACCAGTCTCATACAATCGCTGTCCCAtgaccaaatttgagaaatcTGGCCATCCACTGCCATCGTTGTTAAAACCAGGAAAGAATGCGTCGGCTTCCACAGAGACGATATAATCAAGAGCATCCCATAGTAACCTGTGCGCTTGCATCCTCAGATCCATGGGCGAAGggtctggttctttttcaatcTCTGTAATCCAACCATACCAGCCTTCCTTTTCATGTTGATAGATAGGTCTATCAGGAGGTGGAGGCAGAGGCCGAGGCCGAGGACCAGCCTTTTTCCATTCTTCTTTAAGTTCTTCCTCGCTTTTGGCAGGAGGCATTTGGAAAAGATCTAAAGGAAGTGGGGTTTCAGGTCCAACCAAGTCATACAACTCTTTCTTGCTGCAAAGGGAAGTGCGATCTACTAAGTTGGTAAACATGGCACGAAGAGGGATCAGAACACGTTGACCACCAAAAGTTTCAGAACCAGCCAGGTATATTATTGTCTTAGGAGGATAGCCCATTGCTCGAAGGAGAATTCCAACCTGCAGAGGTTTTGCATAAGCAAAATGATGCACTGCAAAATAACCATACTAAAAATTATGTGGTGCATGTTTTTTTATAACATTGGGGCATCTGTTTCACCAATActcaattattttcaaaaaagtgAAAATCAATGAAAGTTGCAATGCAGAAGAGAGATCCTTTGTTAGTTCAAAATAGGCAGGAAGTTAGGACTTGCTTAAAATTCCCCTAAACTTGCAAGCACTAACATGGACATTGCAATATACTCTCGTCAAGTCTCTAATGACTAAGAGTGATTGAGACCCGTGTAAATTACACTTCATGCtatttaaacaataaaaagtGCTCCCCAGGAATGCCGAATGGTATTTCAGTGtagaaaaaaaacacaaattaatGGTAACTCCATTAAACtatttgttgttattttttacaCATGATTAAGCCATCTTGCAAGCCTTTTTAAGTTGCAAAATACCACCTGCAATTCAGATACCTGAGTCATCAGCCTTGACCACCAATTGTGCTTTTTGACCTGTCCTATTTACAATCATTTTACTGATAGCATAAAGAATTGTGTTTAGATGTAGTATAACAGTTGGCTTAACTATATTATACTAAACACGACATAATTAGCCAAATATAGTGTGCTTATAATCTGGAACACCAGACAGAAGTCAGGACTACATGTAGTATAGCATTTATGATAATATAACCAAGTATACCTCTTCAGGCATGAGGGGACATGAACCATTTTCTCTACGCAAGTGAGAATTCATGCTTAGCTCCTCATTAACAATTCCTCGCTTGATCATCTGTGCCCTCCGATACTGTATAAGTTCAGTATGAACATCCTACAAAAGTAACGAGTAACAAGATAAAGAAAGCTAGAGATTGAATGAAACCTTTCTCAGTCATGATTGAGGTAGAAACATATGGGAAATGTGAAAAtatcttttttacttttaagtCTAAAAACTGAATTAGTTATCAAATATAGAAGCACAAGAACATTCAAACAATAATTGATACTATTTAGAGTAACGAACAGTAAAATGGACACTTTGATTCTTGAGAATGATACATTGGAGAAAACTTAAACATCCAATACAGAAGAGACCAGGCTCCAACAGCTGACCTGAAAGAGTTCTGCACAACCATGATATGCCAAAGTGTCTCTCAATAAGCCAGGATGAAAAGCTAAAAAAGGTTGGCCCCATCCTCGTAACCTGAGGAAAAGCACAAACCAAATGCTCATGAAGGGCAGgcaaataatttctaatatttAGGAGTCATAGGCGGACAATTTCTGACTTTGGTGTTACATATGCATAATTACAATGACGCATTTTTCCTCTAGAAAaacccatttatttattttctttggttAGAAAACTTTCGTTGAAATCCCTCTATTTGCAAGCTAAGGCAATTTCGACACTTGGACCATTATCATGGTATTCCCCATGAGAACAAAGACAACTACAAATTTAATGCATCAGGAATTATAGTTCTCTACACATCAATATTTGTTCCAAGATTCATACCTCTCCAGCATTCGGCGCCCAAGAATCTGAATATCTGTACGGAATTGCAGTGCATGGAAGGCAACTCTGCATCTAAGCCTCTGAAACTCAGCCATGCTAGGTGGAAGGATGGACtgaaagaagatgaaaattGCTTGAAATAGATCCTTACGGTTTAATAgagaataaatttaaataactgACAGCATAGCAATGTAACTCAATAAGTATGCAGTTAGCAACCAAttcttctgttttttctttttatcagtaaacaagAATTTTATCAATGATAATAATCCACTTAACTATTGACTTCTCTTGCACATTACTTTTATGCATTAACAAATATGTTTCTTTTTCAGCCAATGCTGTATATGAGAGAAAGTAGACTGTATACAGGCTCGTTCTCACAATGCATACCATGCtaagagaagagggagagagatgagaaaactcaaaattacaataatCAATTCCATCCCAAACAATTAAAAACTTTTATCAACCgccgagttgaggatataaaGAGCTAAAAGAACTTTTCTACAAAATACTGTTGTAAAAGCAAGAGGAAGAGAACCTCCAAAAATGGTTGTTCGGTTCACACCTTTTTTGCTTTAATGatttaagtaaaattttattcGAATCCATCAAAAGGTGCAAGCCATGTACACCGGAAGTGCAAAACCCAGGTCTTAAAATCCTTAAGATTGAGGTGGATTTGACATTAGGCCCATGGGAACCATGATTTATGTAGAAACTCGAAAATATTTTTACCTGATAATTTTATTTGGGTTCCCATttattttgaaatgatattttgtGAGTTCATAGACATTTAAAACaaccttttttaaaattataaatttttcctcttcttaaaaaataaataaataaatttatccatcATTGAAACTTAGCTAAAACAATGGTTTTACTTCAGCAAAATCTCAATAGTCCGCTTTAGTCTCAAAATTCGTTTTTAACAATGGCAACCCTCCTTTCCTATTATAAAAATGCCTCACGCTAGAGCCTTCTCTTTATCTCCCTTAGTTAACCATCATCGAGCCCCCCCTTGTTTCAACTGTAagctctttctctccctctcacgGTTATCTATCTAACACCGTTACCCAAAACACAAGCCTCCTCAGATGGCCGAGGACCACCGTAAACCCAGGTTCCCACGACTCTCTGCATTGCCAAAACAGAAACCCAATTCACGTTGTCTCTCTGTGTTCTCTACAGTAAGCCACTGCTTTCTTCCTTGCGTTCTCACTCAGATTCATTCTGGAAGCCATTGAAGCCCAGCTCTGCCTCACCGGAAGCAAGCTCACCGTTTATCGTCTTTACACCACCCTAAACCAAGCTTATCTCACACAACCAGGTGAATTTCTCCTCTCTGTTCTCTCCTGTACTCCATTCTCTCTTTACATGACTTCTCTCTGTCTTACATTCTCCAGTCATTACTGTGTCGCCGGAAAGCATAGGAGATCATCACAGCGCCACTGCCAACACATGCTGAAGCTGTCAATGTCGCCCAGCAATTCCAGCACCTACATAACATCTGACCAGGCATCTTCCACCATTGGACACGGTACTCAGCCACTGCACCTTCAGCCACCCTTCTCtcctacctctctctcttttcctgcCTTTCTTGGCTTCACAACAGATTAGGTTTCCAAATTTTAGTACATGTTATGAGCATGACGGATTGATGTAAAAAGCTATTGGAAAATGTTGGTTTGATTAACATGGGTAAGATGCAATGAATCATGGGTTTCCTAAGGTTTGATAGTTATCAAATGGAAAATTTGATCACTATGGGTGAAATATGTGTTATGGCCAGCTTATATGATATGTTTAAGttgaatttataattatggGTTTCTAGAAGATGAAGTATCATGGGTTGATGATTATAACAGGAAAGAATATAAGTATGAGTTACGGGCATTGTGATTCTAAGGAAGATATGTTTTGGACAGTAtggtaaattagaaattgacGGAATATTACAAGTGATGATATAGATGATTATCGACATAGTAATTGTTGCTCACAGTTACAAGGTAAGTGTATGATCACACCCTTCATCACAATATTTTCTAAGTTATGtgagtatatatgatcatgTCTTTCAAAATGCAATCATGAAtatgttttataaatgaaaaaatcatTACTCAAACTGCATTTTAAAGTATTATTATAAGTGAAGCCTATTCATTGATAACCCCCTTTATTTACCCTATATTATGAAAATGTGAATGTAAATAAATTCGACCGCATGAATGATATGAATGTTAATATCATTATTCttactattattattgtataaatgaaaagaaagaaaatgaaaaggaactGAATGATTAATTGATGATAGATAAATCGTGACGGATTATGGTACCAAAGGTTAAGGGGCAAATGGCAACACCATGAGTGGCTTATTAGTGATGCACCTGATGATAAACATCTCTTCCAATGGTTTAACAGCATCATACTCGAGGCCCACAAGTGGGATCACGATAATTGAGATCGCCAACCCTTGCACATGGGGCATAATTGTGTGTGATGACTGATGAGGAATATGACAGTTATGAAGGATAATGTGATAAATGTAAAGTTGTGTTAATGAATGAATGATGAGATTATTATACAATGTAAATGCCTATTTCCTTGATAGCCCCATTGATGTGCCTTCCAATAATAAACCATGTGaatgcaaataaattttaagaatatttcTGCCATGCCTTAATATTATAAATGCATAAACTGCTGAAAGATAAGAAAGGACGAGATAATGATCAAAGCAAAAGATAAATAATTGTGTCATGAATGACAAATGATGGTTTATGGATACGGTTGACAGATGACGGGGCGGATGGCATGTACCACCCCAATGGAAGGCTCAAACCActtggcctatactccaaaaggactagtcaaagatacaattggagcttcattggaaccttataaaaagcaaaaacttctcatttccaAACAATGTGcgatctcattcaccacctacccttatccttatcatgtGAAGTATCACAATCTCTTCCTCTTAAATTCCCAACATCCTTGTCAAGCTAATCCATCATAGATGgcatggctcaagtcccacatttatAGTTAGGATAGGATacgataccatttgtaacaccccaatgAAAAAAATGTGGAATCTCATACACTACCtactcttatccttatcatatggtgTATATTACATGGCAACGCCATGATGGTGGTTCGCTAGATGTGCACCTAGTGATGTCCATTTCCCTTTTTTAAGGGATTTCACTCCAGACTTCGAGTGAAATCATGATCATCACCAACCCATGCGCATAGGGGCTAATATATGAATCTAATGGTATGTATGTAATGTATATTACAATAGATGTCCAAATTATGCATGATGATTGCAAGAAAATGCTTATTAAGTCTGCTTATATTTATTGTACAATGTCTTATGTACTGAGTATTCAacttattgttttgtgtttatgtttcaACTATCCAACGTAAAGCGCCATATGATGATGAGTTCGCAGGTCAGTAATAGCCAATGATGAACATCCCAAGACcagattttattaatgatatatGATTTTACTTTACTGAAACTCTTCTGTGAAACACAAAAACTTTGATTTTTTATAAGTGCACACCTTCATGACCTTTTGAATAAATGAtgtattctttttaatttctttaatgcTACGGATCTTTTATACTTGGCACCTAAGCAATTTTAAAAGTTGGTAGCATTCTGTACCTCATAAGGAAGTGGGTATTACAGGCAGAATACAAAAAATACACCTAAGCAGTAAACAGAAAAAGGATAAAATCTTGAAAACTAGGCACAGAAACAGAAGTATGTGATACCATCCAAAGATAGAAAGGATTTTAAGGGGATGCTTGGGGAAtgagtgagatgagaattttgtgaatagtggtaagatggtttgtgaatagtggtgagatagtttgagttaagtatttattgggttttgggaaaggagaaagaaaaaagttgaataaaaaatattataaagttaaaatattgttagaatataatttttttaatattatttttgttttggaatttgaaaaagttgaattgttttttgtttggaaatttgggaaagttgtaatgattagtttgaaaaagttgtaataattagtttgaaagtgtttgtgtttgaatgatgtttggaaaggaaatgagatgggataaaatggaaattgtttccaaacatcccctaagAACAAGAGCTTTAAGCTCAATCACTGTTTCCTCACTGTCTTTGAAGCTGATCATTTCTCTCTCCAGAAAGACCACATTCAGCAAACGGAGTCAATTTCCACAAAACTTCACAAGGATAGCTACCAAACTACCCTTCCCAATAAACATGGACAGGAATACGGAGTCAAGTACCCAATTTTCACCAAAAGACTGAATTTATAATTCCACAAAGCCCTAGCTAACTCACATTGAAGTAATATATGGTCAACTGATTCTCCACTAATTCGCACATACAATACCAATCAACCACCAACACTTGCCTCTTTCTCAAGTTATCCATGGTAATAATCTTTCAGAGCAGGCATCCAAACACATAGAGCCACTCTCCACAGTGCCTTAGTCCTCCAAATACTTTTCCAATAAAACAAAGCATTAGTATGGGAATATATAGCTTCATAGAAAGATCAACTTCAGCAACTCCAAAATTGGAAAAACCCCACCAATCTTGCCTCAACAATCCCTCCACTAACTTGTGAGTAGATGgccatttaaaaaaatgaaaatattgacATCCCAATCTCATGCGAACCAGATGAAAGAGGCATTTGTATTGTTGAGAATCATTAAAGAGTTGTAAATTATCTGCCAAAGAAGCTTCCTAAAATAGGCTATGAAGAATAACTCTAAAAACATTCCTTAAGAAACATTCCTTAAGTGGCTGATCTCCACACCATATTTCATGCCAAAAATGAATTGTAGTATCGCCTTCTATTTCGAAACTAAAGCAAGAAACTTCCTTCCACACCCTCCTTCTCTACTTACAAAGGCCAGATCCAAACGAACCATTCACCTCATTAGAAGACCGCCCACCCATGAACTACCATAATCCACAAACCTTCTCTCTCATTGCAGAGTGTCAAACATTTCACCAACAAAACTCAAATGAACAAAAGTAACTTTAGGACCCCAACAAGGAGCAATTCAGGCTTGGCCAAATTAATCTTCATACTTGACACTGCCTCTAGACATAAAAGACAGCATTGCAATGAATTGAATAACCCGatctaatgttttttttttataagtaataaccCAATCTAATGTTATAATGGATTgaataaagataattttattgggcctaaattatatttaataagcCATATTGGGTAAGCCCAAGAGCTATTATTCATGGGTAAGCCCATGAGCATGATCCAACACATTTACAAGACCCATGACCCGACTaccttctatatatatagacccATCTATCAATTGAGCCCTATACTACACATAAATCATACCATCGTCTTCCCCAAACTAGGGTAGCCACTAGTCACTATTGAAGTTCCTTCCACAGCACCCTCAAACCACCCTACATCGCCAACCATCATGCAAAACCGAGAGGAAGCCACATGCTAGCCCTCCACACGTGGCAGACCAGAAGACCATACACGGCAATAATATCCTGCGTCCACTACACCATCTCTTTCTTCCTTCACCGCAGGCTCCTCAAGTCCACACCAAGCTTCTCCACTCACGGACCGACTGCCTCCGTCTCTTGTTCTAGCCCCTATGTTACAATGTGGAAACCAGTCCAACGGAAATCGAGAGTAGCCCTCTCATGCAACAGCCTCATGCCCACGTCCAGCACACAGCAAAGCTCCCACTACCACCACCAACCCACAGCAGCAACCACTAGCACCCAGCAGAGGACCATCGTTGCACAGAGCAAGCAAGCGGGCATGTCTCTGTTTTACACTCACGACACTCAGAGAATAGAGCATCCTCATGGCACAAAAAGCTACACCCTGTGAGACCCCGCATAGAAGCCACCTAGCTCAACCCAAAAAGTCTTGTAAAAGACCAAAAACTGCAGCATACGTTGAAGACAACAACCACTAGTTTATGCACCTTGGACCAAAGCATGCCACTGGCTCACACTAAAACCACCATGGTTAGCCTCCACTGTCTAGACCTGCCACCATGATCCTAAGCTAGAATCTGCACCACCAATTTGTGCCCTCCTCTCTTTCCCTCCACACCTCATGTACATAAACCACCCCGTGCACGGGATCGTAAAGACCAATCTAAAGTTACAACACCCTTTCCACATCTCGGTAAGGTTCTCTTTCTCTacatgacacacacacacacacacagtctctctcactctcttggttagtctccctctctctctcttcctcaccTGACATAAGCTCTCTCTCTTCAGGTTAGTTGCCCATCTATATCTCTCTACGTTGTCctcactctctccctctcttatATAGGATAGATCTAAGGGTGAAATATTGCTAGATtaaggtactgtttggccacaagaaattctcatctcaaacataaaattttcatctcatcattacaattttctcaaatccctatacaaaatataataaacaattcaactttttcttaactttttcaaatctcaatacaataataa
This genomic interval from Carya illinoinensis cultivar Pawnee chromosome 10, C.illinoinensisPawnee_v1, whole genome shotgun sequence contains the following:
- the LOC122279793 gene encoding uncharacterized protein LOC122279793 isoform X6, with translation MFIKSKMKWVTLSLLILSLLSLLTHLSVTKFSTADLVQYSAMAGLRADFANVIGSPFSRNKKIWGVVKSLESLQPYANPRSSYPVPKERSNGFIYAKVFGGFANIRSSICDLVTISRLLNATLVIPEIQESTRSKGISSKFKSFSYLYNEEQFISTLKNDIMIVKSLPQNLKARRNEFPTFRPKSSASPKYYMEEILPKLKKAKVVGLVLADGGCLQSILPPSMAEFQRLRCRVAFHALQFRTDIQILGRRMLERLRGWGQPFLAFHPGLLRDTLAYHGCAELFQDVHTELIQYRRAQMIKRGIVNEELSMNSHLRRENGSCPLMPEEVGILLRAMGYPPKTIIYLAGSETFGGQRVLIPLRAMFTNLVDRTSLCSKKELYDLVGPETPLPLDLFQMPPAKSEEELKEEWKKAGPRPRPLPPPPDRPIYQHEKEGWYGWITEIEKEPDPSPMDLRMQAHRLLWDALDYIVSVEADAFFPGFNNDGSGWPDFSNLVMGQRLYETGSSRTYRPDRKVLAELFNITRDNMYHTKYNWTLLVREHLNKSLAEEGLTRQSLLSKPASFLSHPLPECTCRISSPDIPTDVKGNDGRILYGGEDDCPKWMEHGDKAVASESAGKEGGNFDNESEYEIDIVELPESFNSGGKSNVTLVWDQDEEMDPND